The following proteins are co-located in the Escherichia fergusonii ATCC 35469 genome:
- the thpR gene encoding RNA 2',3'-cyclic phosphodiesterase — protein MSGPQKLFFAIELPAQIRKQIVHWRAEQFPQEAGRPVAAGNLHLTLAFLGDVSSEKQQILSQLAGRIRQPGFTLRLDDAGQWPGARVIWLGTRQPPRELLQLANLLRSQAARSGCYQSPKPFHPHITLLRDVSHAVAIPAPGFCWSFPVSEFVLYASTFTRGSTRYTALQRWTLTP, from the coding sequence ATGTCCGGGCCACAAAAGCTGTTCTTTGCTATCGAATTACCTGCACAAATCCGCAAACAAATCGTTCACTGGCGGGCAGAGCAGTTTCCCCAGGAAGCGGGCCGCCCGGTTGCCGCCGGGAATCTCCATCTGACGTTGGCATTTTTGGGTGACGTAAGTAGCGAGAAACAGCAGATCCTCAGCCAGCTTGCCGGGCGAATTCGTCAGCCCGGTTTCACCCTAAGACTCGACGATGCCGGGCAATGGCCTGGGGCTCGTGTAATATGGCTGGGAACACGTCAGCCGCCGCGCGAGCTGCTACAACTGGCCAATTTATTGCGCTCACAGGCCGCACGTAGCGGCTGCTATCAAAGCCCGAAACCTTTTCATCCGCACATTACGCTATTGCGCGACGTAAGCCATGCGGTGGCGATTCCCGCACCAGGATTTTGCTGGTCATTTCCGGTGAGTGAATTTGTTCTGTATGCCTCCACGTTTAC